The Helicoverpa armigera isolate CAAS_96S chromosome 21, ASM3070526v1, whole genome shotgun sequence sequence ATTTTATAACCACCATGTCTCCATCAAAGTATACACTCCATCCTGTATAGGTACAATGTACCGTTTTATTCTAAAAACAAACCTTTCCTAAGTTCATTTACCTCACATCAAGTGTGACAAAcgagattttaaaaaaatctatgaatcAAAGTAATGGTTTTTTTGTAAGTCAAAAATTTccagttttcaaaaaaaataattaagaaacatTTAGCAACCTATTTTAGAAATAGAAAAGAACGGGTGAGGGTTCTATAACTtttcttttagaaaatatttggaCCAGGGCAAAGAAATGCTAGACCAGCATTTCTTTAGGTTCTTTAGGCTTTAGGTTAGAAGAGTTCAATGTTTTGCATAAGGCAAAATTTATCTGAATCAGTACTTTAGTCTAATCGTAGATTATTTACAAACACACAAGTCACTGGAGGTAGCATATTAAGTGAAAGAGATGGACATATAGCTACAGAACGTATCATTACGAATCACCTTTCCCAAACGTGGATAATGtcgtagtaacaatcatttcaatataagtttaatagctttttaatataattaataatgtataaGGAGATACTAGTATTCAAATGAACTGACCAATACCAATACCAATACCTAAATAGGCCTACATATTTCTACgtgtaaataagaaatatactTATTTGACTATAATAAAACCGGCTCGGTAGGTTTAAAAATATGAGATAATCATCTaggtaaacattaatttattgagtCGTAGCTAATTTCAATATACCTCTATAATCATCATCtcacgagccttttcccaactatgttttagtcggcttccagtctaatcgaatgtagctgagttccagtgttttagGAGCGACTGCTTGTATCACCTCCTCCGTGGAaagtctggttgtcagacttagcggcttctgaatacccgtatcgactgccaaagatgttcaatgagagttgggacctacagtttaacgcgcCATCCAAAacatagtcattggtgtctaagatatacttagaaagtacatacaaacttagaaacgCTCATATCGAtatattccaataaaaaaatactacaaatgtccgaattgaaaacctcctctttttttgggaagtcggttaataaatgGTAACAACGATACAGATACacacagaagagtatggaagaagaaaacatgctacgCCAACTCCAAGTAAGAAATTGGGATGAGGCCAGGAGAATGATGATCACAATCATCAAAGGTGGGTCTGGTGATATATTCATTCCTCATGCAGCTGTTGAATGTCTTTGTTCAATGCTGATCTCGTGTCCCGACACAGGTTTGAGCACGAAGTCCGCAGACAGCTGCAGCTGACTCATGTCAGCTCGCACTCGGTACTGTCGTATGAAGTGCGCCAACATCACCTTCATAGCTATCATCGCGTAGGTTTTACCTGTAAAGCATGATATTTTAGATTATTTGACAAAATCAGAAAGTTGGGCATTTTCAGTCTTTGCTACAGCTTTGGTGCTTAAAACTACTCAGAAGGATCAAAAGGttttaatcaacaaaaaatgtatatatatatatatagtccTCCTTATCGTTTTCGATAACGGCGACCTATGACAAGTtcacctcctttttttttttttttaacgacgtaaaaaatcatcaaatgacccctcccgctgtgggttagcagcggtgagggagtgtcagactcttactgactaaaagccgtcgtgttccgtcgtaggccttatgtgctagggccgcggtacctcccTGATGTGACTGGCGAAACCGAGTTTGGATTTAAATACCCGGTCGCAAATGTACACACTGGTCATCAGATGATTTCATATCTCAAGAGCATTTTggtatatacaacatgtaacttaattaacgcacatcctgaaattagtttgttcagaatcgtttactgaatcgatttatatcatttttaatataggtaatttttttatcccaaaaataattaaaactacggaaattattgtcatattaaccctgtacaatcaaaacaaattcaaatagaccgtaactcaaagtaataagacttcgtgtattgtcggctttttccgtagtttcgtatgttgtgtcgagtcgagcggcgcgcggcgcgatatttgcgtgcgtagtagtatgaccaaaaagtttggtataactaatttagtaaataacaatgcatatacatgttaaattaaaaattcagtgtatgtattatgattataacataatgttctaattagggtgtttgagggtgtgcgttaattacgttacatgttgtatataagtATTTAACAATAATACCTAAACAACCACGTTTTCCCATGCCGAATCCAGCAAAGTCTTGGTTGCCGTTGAAATCATCATCCAGCCATCTTTCTGGCCTGAACTGATCCCCTTTTGAATCTTTGGTGGCAATATTAGGAATCAGTGGAAATATGATACAATTACTGCCTGCTCTCATCGTGTAGTTTTCTGAAAACAATGTAAAAAGGTATGTACCTTTTAAAAGATGTCTTTTAAACATGAAAGAAAGGGTATGAAATTGGCATACAAAAGAAAGGGCATGTACAAACAGAGAGTAGCTTTATTAAAGACAAACTCTTACTTAGTTTCACATCCTGTTCTACGCATCTTAGGATGTAAGGAGCAGTTGGGAAGACTCGGACAGACTCCATTATAACTGCGTTTGTGTAAACCAGTTTGTTCAAATCATCCTTTCCTACATCTCTGTCTGGACCGAGTACTGCTTCGAATCTGTAACAAATATAGTCATCATTTTCATTACCGGTATTAGTAGTCATtagcgagaggtcgccgccgcctaaaacctcgacgaggacccggcggtgcccttccctcgcagggcacacctggactgtgtggtccaacGTGTCTTCGGGGCcatccgcacagtggtgatacccgggcgcctcctcacgaccgattcgcaGGTACCCCCCGAAACAGcagtgtccggtgaggacctgcgtcatgcagtacgtgagggcgccatgactcctcccgcgccactcctcaaagagggaacttaccgccactatggtggcgtgccctagAGAGTTAGGCCTTTGATAAGAATTAAACGTCAAAAACTTACTCATTATACAATTTGTCTTGAATTTTAGGATGTGAGCCTAGCAGTAACATAGTGAATGTtaactgtgtggatgtggtttCAAAACCCGTTGTAAGAATTGCTTCAGTTTGGTCTCTGACTTCTTTTTCTGTGAAAGCACCATTTGCTGATAGGTCCATCAGCAGATCTAAGAAACCTTTGTATCGCAAACCTGCaatatgtaacaaaattatgtcatccacgtatttaattttgtctttttctcttttttgtCGTGACTCTTTATACCCTACGATGAATCTTTTGCTATTGTGacttaaagtacaaaaaataccattaaCATCATGTCACTTTTATTGGCAGCGTTATACAAACCAGTAGTTGGTGATTTGACATTGTTGGACAAAGCttcaagttttttgttttgtagaaccTGTAATAAACCATTTGTATTAAAAGCTAATGAAATACTTCTTCGTGTTATCTGTGGTGAATCTCTTATCATTATTCTTGAACTTACTGTTTTCGTCAATGAATGTAAATTTTCCACTAATTcatcttctttcttctttagcCCAACAAGTTTGTAAATTAAGTCGATTTGCAGCCAAACCTTGAGTACTTTGGTTATAATGAGTTCTATTAGCGCGTAACCTGATGATATATATTTAGCTAGTAGTTCTTTACTCATCGCATTTTCTATTCCAAATGTGCCAGCTGAAAAGAGtattacaagacttacactgtATCATCTACATGATTTTTTCCTTAATTTCTTACAGTATTCTGATATCGAACACAAACAAATTCTGACTGAGACACTATGAAAGAGCTTCCGATAACCCTctcataaatacttaccacaAAGCGTTTCAAAATTGTTTGTGACGAAATATGGGCTGTGATTAAATGGCCCATTGCCAACGAAAGGCTCTAATTCATTGACCAGTTTCTTGGCCTGACTGTTAAACACGTCTAAGAAGCCGTGGATCACCGGCAGACTGAACGCTGGGTTCAGCAACTTGCGGTGACGTGCCCATGTTTCTCCTGCAAAAGAAGTACAGATGGTTTCTTGTAggttattttaaaagttgaatCTGAAAGAACGGCAAAATGATATGATTATACAATTTTCTACTGCCTGCCAGCCGAAAATGCACTTCAAtgcataaaaagttttcaatttgcaatttaatatgaaatgcAAGCTATCTTTAACACACCTGATGATGTTATTATGCTGTTACCCTGCCAAACTTTAGTGGATTCTATCGCATAATGCCTTCGGAGACATGATTTTGCTGCCGTCGAGGCATCTTGCGGATCAGTTATCactataaaaaataggtataaataaaatgatttaaatatggTTGAGATGTATTTTGCAAttagaaaagatttttttgtatctttcTAGGAAAAAAGGCTACTAAACGGTATCAAGTTTTCATACTAGGCTTTAGGAAAAGGGGACTAtacatttcagaaaatatttttgtacttacagTAATGTAAATCTGGACCAAGTTTTAAAATAGTGACTCCACCTTGCTTAACACAGTCTTCACTtagaattttaaagaaattgaagaTATCTGaggacaaaaaaatcaaagcTATACATTCAAATTATCTGGTTTATAACGGGAAAgcaatcaaaatataataaatgtactCACTAGAAGAGAAAGCAATTCCTTTATGCAGATGTCCAATAATGGGCAGTGAGCCTGGAAAAGCTGGTGGTAATGGATGCGTTTTCGAAGTTGAGTTCCACACTCGTCTCAGCCAAAGGCTTACTAGAatcaataatgtttaatttgtcATCAACCAATTGCCTTTCACTGCTGATTGTAGGCCTTCCCAATGAACGCCATTTGTTTGGGTCATGGGCAGCCCGCATCCACTACCTGTCACCTTTTTCAAATCATCGGTCCACCGTTCAGCAGGACGTCCATCACTACGTTTACCCAAAAGCGGTCTCCACTCTAATACTTGTCTACTCTATCGACTGTCTGTACGTCTGTAGACACCCACTCTTACCGGCCCACTTCACTTTTGCGTGCTAATTCTACGAGCAAAATCGGTTCTCCGACGAATGTCTTCGTTGCGAATTTTATACACCAGAGAAACTACGAGCACAGACCTTCTTATAACACGCTGATCGACTTTGAGCTTGGCCCTACAGTAATGTTTCACCATTCGTCATTACAGGTAAGATATGTTGGTTAAAGAACTTGGTCTTGAGGGATTGTTGAATCGATGATATGAATATTTCGCGCAGCATCCCGATTACTCCCAAAACTTTTAGAAGgaggaaacatttttcatttgtttcttaattAGTACCCAAAGGgccccgaaactactgaaccgatttgaaaaattcttataaCATCCCCGTACGGCAAGTAGTTCCTTAAATACTTACCAATAGACAGTTCGCTGTCTTTTTGTTCACTAGAGCGAGCTTGCCAACCTTTCAATGTAAGCCAAACTAggcacaacacacacacagacaaaatTACAGTCAACATTGTGCTAATACGACAATTTCCGATCTAAGCAGAATTATGAAGGTTTCAACGATATATACTCTTCGGGcaattaagaaataatgtttaaaaataataataatagcagAACAGACAATGTGAACAGAATATAATTAAGTATCATAACGAAAGAGATTTGCATAAATTAACATCAAGCTATTGATATTAATTATCTGTAACCTGCAGGTATGATTATCTAATTTTTaccaatttcaaaaaaggaggtcCTCAATTTGACactatgttatatatttttttacttaatttatcgAAGACGGctatagtattttgtttttttttttatatgtaagcAATCTACTTTTTAGTTCCCAATGTCACAATCTGATgttggaaaccctgagaaatcgaaggTGACTCTTGAAAATTGCGTGCTTACACGCTTTGAGTTAAACTTGAAATTCGAGTGTAAGTCTACATAACCGTGAAGGTTTGGAACTGACCATGATGAACTGACTGACTTAAACCTACCGAACCCTTGTACATACTAAATAGGAAACAAAGTTTAAACTTGATCATGCATTGTTAGTGCTTATATTATAGAGCACCTGTGTAACCTCGCCCCTACGAGACCCTGTTTAGACTAGTTGAAGCAGATTATAATCTTAATTTGTCTTTTGTCTACTCGTATAGAGGTTGTGTTGTGAAAGCAACAGCTGCACCCAAGAAGCTTGGATTATGGATAACCAGGTCAGGAACTGTtgtcaaaatgttttttatttttgttattaacttGGGTGGTTAGATTTTAGAACGAGGAGAAATTAATTTGAAGAGTAGACACTTATTTGaaagtaaacaatcttgatagaaCTATTAACAAAATTCCTTATTAACATAAATAGACTAatgcttaaaataatgtttcaattcATGAAGTATGAAGATTGATGAAGTGCTTATCTTTAATTAAGTGGCTACTTAAATGGAAAATAGCAAAAAGTCACGAGCGTTAACCATTACTTGGGGTAAAATGGACGAGTGTGGGAGTAGGTTGTGTGTACGTGTTTCACGCTGACTTATTATTGGTGGGTAATGTCCGTTCCCGCTGAGGATGTATGTAAGGGAGTATCGGACTTTTACTGACGCTTCCTTCTAGATACCTGCATGTACAAGGGACTCGACAACTCTCGCAGGCTTCGGCCCTAGGGTTCCCTGCTGGGTTTACTGACTCTTTTTGaagagcgcgtggaacaacagGACAcgggtactaaaattatttaatgggGTTAGAATTGTACTTATTTGAGTATAAAAACCGGCTAggaaagtttgaaaataaatacattgattaTCTGGATggacatttaatttatttggtcGCAGCTAATATCAAATCAGtataatctaataaaaaaactacaaacatcCGAAGTGAGATCCCcctttctttttgggaagtcggataataaataaaaactccggaataaaattagaaaaattgtATCATGACCACAAAGTCATCAATGAATATTCTAGGTGAAGCTATCACCAGATCCACTTTCTCCATTCCTCATGCAGCTGTTGAATGTCTTCGTTCAATGCTGATCTCGTGTCCCGACACAGGTTTGAGCACGAAGTCCGCAGACAGCTGCAGCTGACTCATGTCAGCTCGCACTCGATACCGCCGTATGAAGTGCGCCAACATCACCTTCATAGCTGTCAACGCGTATGTTTTTCCTGCAATTTTCAAAAAAGTGGTTTTATTATATCTTCGATTTTCGTATCGGCTTTGCATGCTATTACATCCAACATCATGGGAATTGGAGCTACACATTCATTCCATTCACTAAATATTCGTCTCACACTTCACACTAATGCTGGTTATTTCTTATGGACAACATCTTTTTTTCTATCTGTATGTACGGAATTCCATAAAGATCTTGAGACGGGCAGATTTGCCAAAAATCCGAAACTCAATCCACACTAAAAAGACAATATaccttttttaaatgttattttaatacctaTACAACTACGTTTTCCCAAGCCGAATGCAGCAAAGTCTTGGCTGCTACACGAATCATCGTTCAGCCATCTTTCTGGCCTGAACTGATCCCCTTTCTTGTCTTTGGCTGATACGTTCGGTATCAGTGGAAATATTATGCAGTAGCTGCCGGCATTCATCGTGTAATTTTCTGAAATCACAGtaagcaaattaatttatttcatcacTAACGGACCAGTGTGAACTCAAAATATGTAATGTACAACAAATAAGTCCTTACTTAGTTTCACATCCTGATCTATGCATCTTAGCACAAAAGGTATGATTGGAAATACTCTGAGAGACTCCATGACAACTGCGTTtgtgtaaattaatttgttcaaGTTATATTTTCCTACGTCTCTTTCTGGACCCAGTACTTCTAATAATCTGCAAAGATGAAGAAGtattaatttgaattattaatttggtTAATAAAATCAGGCTGTAccatatacataatttatcgGCGTATGTGATCAAGCCAATAATGCCTTAAACAaagaataaactaaatatttttaacttgtctaatacttactcttgatATAGTTTCTCTTGTACATCAGGATGTGCTCCCAGCAGTAACATGGTGAATGTCAACTGTGTGGATGTAGTTTCAAAACCAGTTGTGAGAATTATTTCAGTTTGTTCccttatttctttttcagtaaAAACACCATCTGCTGATAGGTCTATCAGCAGATCTAAGAAAGCTTTGTATTTTAAACCTGAAAAAGATAAATGTGAAATCAAAGttggttttgttttcaattcCAATTGCGTGATAGCCTCTAGATATCTTAAAGCGTCCATATATAAGAATAAACCATCGGCCGATAGTAATTACAatactaatatttacaataaaaatcaaaaactattctagtaaaacaaaaaactaaaaagcgtcaaaaaattcgtccccatcgctgtcaactgggagcgtgcccaagaggctggcagcattacctcgttggatcgccatgctgattctttgtccgaggtaatagccagccttctggtcacgagaagcgtcaaccagccgcctagaaagatctttaaatagaatgtgggcattcggaccccacgacccgagggtttcaaccccaaacggttcgaaaatatagtttccgacaaggccactatatttccgccgcttgaggttctccgcagccgcagcggcagcagcagcacagcacgcagaacttggaaggtgtgatggcgcaagagtatcgacacaggttgcgtcccatactaaaggcctacccatcttccaagggaataacgacatgccatctggtctcttaccgtcgtcgcgtgccaggccgtttggttctaatacagctggtaccccgacggcaacaagagctcgacgtataatgtcatttatgtttgaatgccgcgcaatacggcccgcactgcggtgttgtttattttgaaaataatcataaatccTATTCAATTTTGAATCATCCTGATACTGACAGGGTTCCCAATCATTGTATTCTACCCGTTCTATGCggtcaaactatcggccgactttaAGTTTGAAGTGAACAGTCactctaaataatattatgttatacaGTGATGTACATACCACTAGTATTTGTTTTAGTATCGGACAAAACTTCATTTTCTTTGGCAATTCTTTTCTTTTCCAGAACCTGTAAAATACAACTtgtgttaaataattatgtttctaTTTCGTCATTTTATCTTCAATGCATCTTAGGTACGTCTTTATCATCTAACTTACTGCTTTCGTCAATGAATGCAAATTCTTCACTAATTGATCTTCCTCCTTCTTATACCCAGTTAGCTTGTAAATGAAGTCGATTTGTAGCCAAAATTTGAATAACTTGtccttaaatatatttattattttatatgctgATTGCAGATATTGTTCGTGCTGTTTTTCTCTGATGGCATCTATTCCGAATGTAGtagctgaaaataataatgtttaatatGTACCACATATTTGTCCAAAAGATGTATTTAGTAGTAtacatttcattgtttttaaataggttaaaaaaatggttatttATTGAGGTAGGTTACGCAAAAGCATCAGATATCACAAAGATTAATTACCACAGAGCGTTTCAAAGTTGTTTCTGAGGAAATGTGATCTGTGATCAAATAAGCCTTTGCCAACGAAAGGCTCTAATTCATTGATCAGTTTCTTGGCCTGACTGTTGAACACGTCTAAGAAGCCGTGGATTACTGGCAAGCTGAACGCAGGGTTCAGCAACTTGCGGTGATATGCCCATGTTTCTCCTGCAAAAGAATTACAAAtataggtcaggcaagtaccaatacaacttttctaattttgtatgaactttctaattatatcttagacaccaatggttGATAAAagtgtgaaggaaaacatcttgaggaaacctggactttacagtctgaaatcaccaaccggcattgagcaagcgtggtcattaacactcaatccttctccgtgtgagaggagaccgcagcccagcagtgagacgatataaaggctgtaactaattgcaacaaaaaatataggtaatatagaAAACACTCATTATCATACCTGCCGATGTCCCAATGCTATCACCCTGCcaaactttaacaaaatcaAACACGTAATGCCTTCGGAGACAAGACTTCGCTGCCGTCAAGGCATCTTGAGGATCAGTTATCGCTAGAAAAATAGaagataatatgtaaataaaactacatgGTAAAAGGAGCCGATTTTTAgcccaaatgaaataaatttcgaaaaatattttttcgtactTACCATAATGTATTTCGGGTCCGAGTTTAAAAACAGTAACACCTCCTTGCCTAACGCAATCTTCACTTAAAATCTTGAAGAAATTGAAGAGATCTGAAATAGAAATCAAATATTATAGGTAACTACTGTTGGCTATATCTGAAAGAGCAGGATTCTCGATCGATCGTCGATCTCGAGGGACCGGAGACTATGAGACAAACggcttcttttatttttttttcattaaattcattcaatgcttgagttagttaaggtttgtagggtgagtgctagctagcatgtggtggcTGCATATTGTTTAAGTAATGCAATACATACTGCATACAATGaacatgtaaatacaataatttgttGAAAgattcttctaacctacaggcagacatgtgttgctggggagtttgttgcgccatttcttcttcccagcaaaagcacatagaaagtggtgaagggtgggcgttttgagaACTGTCTTTTGTGAATTTCTGACGTTCcgaaagtgctgttttgcagcaaAGTTTGAATACacgaattttgattttgctACAACATTCCCTGTTGCAGGAAAGTACTTACTGGAAGACCATGTAAGTCCCTTGTGCAGATGTCCAATGATGGGCAGCACGCCCGGTAACGCGGGGGGTAATGGATGCACTATCTTATTTGGCCACAGACGTTTCAACCAAAGGCTCCCTACAAACAAATAGTTTTGATTTAGAATATATTATAtagaatttcattttattaagttCGCTAAGTTcgtaaagttatagttaaataagttttatagaaacatatatttttattttgtggtgttttagtaatgaaaaaaatagttatggaaagcgaaagatgtttattttgtaaccgattgtacggtcacagtcgtcatagtagaCACGGCGGCTGCgcggcggcaacgcgaaacaCGCTTACTGACGCGAGCGCAGCTTAGCCCGCGTAAGAATTGTTAGTGTCCATATTTGTGATGATGAAGGTAATTTCGAAACATCGCGAGAAAACTGGGACATAAAAGTCTTAGATAGAAGTATCAGCTTTGAACcaggataatgatgatgactttgGAAGATAAGTCCATTTTGTACAGTTAATGTAAAAATTACTCACTTGCATCAAAACTAGTTTTAGATAGTTCTTCACGTTCTCTTGAGTTCTTAGctctcataaaaaatatgagtaaTAAACAAAGGGCAGTAATGATTAAACTGAAAGTCAACATCTTGCGTCTGAGTGTAGACTGATACTTGGCAACAATGCAACGAGggtttatttataagaaatcaaaacatgttttagaaagaaaaaaaaaataacttggcTAAATAAGCCTGGACGCACACATTCGGTTTCCGGgttttcctgatcaggaattcagATTCGGAAACCGAAATGCTCTTTTTTCGTACAAAATGTTCACGAGAGCGCAcacgttcttactttttccggACGGAAAAAACCTGACATTCGGTTCGAATTTTTTTCCTGTCGTTCAGGTAGTCAGAACGGAAAAAAACCTAATGAAGTCATTCCGAATGCAGCGCTCGCGAACAATTGGGTTGGTCGCCGCACACATACGGAAATTTTAATTCAGAATCAAGGTAACCCTGTTCCGAATGAACGTGTCCGCTTGTTacttgcttttttatatttgtatgtaatatttgtatgtaatattttttttaagataagaaATCCTGTTTATTTAACAATtatcaaataggtacttatatgtcGGAGAtggtcaatagtacggacactaaacgagaTGCAAGCGCGCCATCTGGTGGCGTTTaaggtgaaacaacattttggcgcgcttggcagagtcgtggtggtcagcgtggcgtcgacggagctcagtcttcgttgagtcgtcgtgttgcacacatctcgaaactgccctacgtcacgtctagtgtacctagtgttattgcctagtgttgtagtaccgttgtagatccatattgtaaagtgtgtaaagtgtcttttgaaattaagtGAAGTGTAAAGTGTTCTTCTAAcccaacagacagacatgtgttgctggggagtttgttccaccacttcttctccctgagccaaaacacataggaagtggcgaagggcgggcgttttgggggctgtcttttgttctgactaatttgaataaacgtttttgagttttgagatcttttgagttatctctttgtg is a genomic window containing:
- the LOC126053480 gene encoding cytochrome P450 4V2-like — encoded protein: MLTFSLIITALCLLLIFFMRAKNSREREELSKTSFDARSLWLKRLWPNKIVHPLPPALPGVLPIIGHLHKGLTWSSNLFNFFKILSEDCVRQGGVTVFKLGPEIHYAITDPQDALTAAKSCLRRHYVFDFVKVWQGDSIGTSAGETWAYHRKLLNPAFSLPVIHGFLDVFNSQAKKLINELEPFVGKGLFDHRSHFLRNNFETLCATTFGIDAIREKQHEQYLQSAYKIINIFKDKLFKFWLQIDFIYKLTGYKKEEDQLVKNLHSLTKAVLEKKRIAKENEVLSDTKTNTSGLKYKAFLDLLIDLSADGVFTEKEIREQTEIILTTGFETTSTQLTFTMLLLGAHPDVQEKLYQELLEVLGPERDVGKYNLNKLIYTNAVVMESLRVFPIIPFVLRCIDQDVKLKNYTMNAGSYCIIFPLIPNVSAKDKKGDQFRPERWLNDDSCSSQDFAAFGLGKRSCIGKTYALTAMKVMLAHFIRRYRVRADMSQLQLSADFVLKPVSGHEISIERRHSTAA
- the LOC110375933 gene encoding cytochrome P450 4C1, whose protein sequence is MLTVILSVCVLCLVWLTLKGWQARSSEQKDSELSIVSLWLRRVWNSTSKTHPLPPAFPGSLPIIGHLHKGIAFSSNIFNFFKILSEDCVKQGGVTILKLGPDLHYLITDPQDASTAAKSCLRRHYAIESTKVWQGNSIITSSGETWARHRKLLNPAFSLPVIHGFLDVFNSQAKKLVNELEPFVGNGPFNHSPYFVTNNFETLCAGTFGIENAMSKELLAKYISSGYALIELIITKVLKVWLQIDLIYKLVGLKKKEDELVENLHSLTKTVLQNKKLEALSNNVKSPTTGLRYKGFLDLLMDLSANGAFTEKEVRDQTEAILTTGFETTSTQLTFTMLLLGSHPKIQDKLYNEFEAVLGPDRDVGKDDLNKLVYTNAVIMESVRVFPTAPYILRCVEQDVKLKNYTMRAGSNCIIFPLIPNIATKDSKGDQFRPERWLDDDFNGNQDFAGFGMGKRGCLGKTYAMIAMKVMLAHFIRQYRVRADMSQLQLSADFVLKPVSGHEISIEQRHSTAA